Below is a genomic region from Pleuronectes platessa chromosome 2, fPlePla1.1, whole genome shotgun sequence.
CACTGAGCGCACATCAGCCGTATGTTGGGATGCTTTCAGGAAAGCCAGCGTGGATCCTGAGGGTTTTCTTGGGGCAGAGGGAAAGGGAGTGTAGTGACAGCAGACTTACCCAGTGGCTCCAGCTCCTGCACCGTCTCCTTCCATACAGGCTCAATGTGGACGCAGGCAAAACACCACTCAGAGGTCACTTTGATCAGGTACGGCCTCTTGTGGCTGTCTGGGAGCACGTCGCTGTTAAACTGTGCGTGGTGAAGCAGGTACTTGCTGTCGGCAAAGTCCCTGGACCTGGAGGAGCAACACAAAACAGCGGAGGCATAACAGTGAGTCTGTTTTTAGACTCAGCCTCAGTGAGTCGGTCCGGACTTGACCTGTGAGAAAACTGTCTGGGACTCCAACTCGTTTACTCATCCTGATTCATGCTGAGTAGAGGCGAATATGCTCTACCAGGAACTTTTAGCTCGAAAATCTACgaaattgtgtattttaatagtttttttccccTATCAAGCAATGAGtcaaaaatttaaattacaaatttaaattgaattcaCTGTCTTAAATTGCTTCGCTATTAGATTGATAGAATTGCTTAGATAACTGCCCTGCAATAGTACACCTTCACCAACCAAGTCAAGTACTAATGACCTTTGAGCACTAAATTCTAATCAGATCACCATCGAGTCCAAGCGGATGATTTGCCAGATGCaatgaaattccctcaaggtcaTCCAAAAACATATAACTGCCCATATCTAAGATGCCAAAAAATAACATATTGTCATATACTATTGATCGACTAACTAATTAATGATAATTACTTAATGGGTCTGCTCAACAGATTTGATCACACTAGTTTCCAAAGAGAGACAAAAATCTAGGAAAGGGACAATAACTACTCCACCTGAAAATCTTGTCTTCCTGCTCagaattgatttgtttgtaattTTCCTTGATTATCAATAATTAAACACTAACACAAGGAGTCCAACCagatagactgtgtataaagatggacgacatgacagctcccaaaagtgaagccaaagcatctcaatcgctctctggtggctggctacagtagAGATCATAAACCCCTCAgaggggacatggaccaaactaaaaaagactaagttaaataaacatatttgtatGGTTACTGTCATTGTAGGAAGttgttattaattaattatttgatgctatgaaaaACAGGGTGGGACGTCGAAAAATGACAGCCGAgtctgactcgtgattggtccaGTGTGTGCATCAGTGGGACCGTGATAGGGCAGCGCCATCCCCCAATCTGTTCTGGATAAATCCTGGCTCATAACGATGTCAAAAGgtcaagatggcagcacccaTATGCAGGATATTTAGGCTTCAGTTTTGTCCAAAAGGAGTAGCAGAGatttgtcatccatctttatttagagtcACACCACCCACTACAAAGGTAACAGCTGCTTACTGGTATGTAAATATTTGTGACGACACTTTCAGCTGCTCATCTACACCTCCACCAATGGTCTCTTAAGAAACATATGGCACGGGACCAATTTAAGCTTAGGAATCCAAACTAAATATTTCTACCAGTGTTTTCTGATTCTGACtaaattaataaagttataGTGAGTACCTTGGGAATTGGAAAAACGACTCTTCGAAGTAGAAGCTGTTGTGGAAGCTGCGGAAACCTTGATGCTGGGAGTGGCCAAACGCCTGGTTTTCATCCATCTGGCCGTAGCGGTCAAAGTTGGACCTTCGCTCTTCATTCGACAAGATCTGAGAGAAAGGCATAAGTGAGAAGATGGTGTTggtaaagggatagttcaccctgCATGGAGGCACGAGcttgtgcattgtgtgtgtaaatgataCCATttcgagtcgaatttgaatgtcggggtatggacacttggatgacaccacaggagcagtacggaggcatgttgtgttttttttttctatcgttttacgtttgaagaagatGTCGCCCAGCTACTTCAAATTTATTGGACTTGGCAgtaacgctgtttacccctgagactccagaagtatAGATAGTATAATAAGTGAATTTCCATTATTGGgttaactatccctttaaggatgctaaaaatgaaagagaacctgacacagaaacagaaagagagagagagagagagagagagagagagagagagagagagagagagtaatgtTGGAAACACACTGCAGCTGAGAGGTGTCAGCTGGAGCATTTGTGAAATTGTGTATGTGTTGTGATGCATTTTTCAACCCACCTCATATGACTTGGCGATCTTGATGAACGTGTCCTCAGCCTTGGGGTCCTTATTCTTGTCCGGGTGCCTGTGGAAACAAGCCACACGTGCCACCAGGAATCGTACAGGGTTAGCAGAAGGTCACTAAAACATGAGGTGACAGGTGAGGAGGTTTCAGGAGAATAACGTGAACAGTGCGGATCATGGTGCCGTGAGTCACCCACCATTCTTTGACCAGGTTCTTGTAGGCTCTTTTGATTTCTGGAagactgctgctcctgctgaccCCCAGGATTTTATACGGGTCATTGTCAGAGGCTGTCTCCACCGACTGCTCACCCAGAATCAGCAGGAAGATGGCGAGTAACACCGGGCATATCCCGCTGGCTCTCCTCACCGTCATGGCTGGCAGCTGTCCCTGCTCCACCGTTGCCGACAATGTAACCAGCTACCGGCAAAGTTCAGCTTCAAGGCTAATGAATGACTGGCCAACTACGCATTTACATGACGGGTTGGCTGACTCCAGGGACGATAGGTTAAAAAACAGAGGAAAGGACAATGTTTTACTACGATCAGGCCATTTTCTTTGCAGGACGCTAGCAATTAGCAAAGCGTCACTACCGGCACTGGAAGATTGAGCTTCCGGTTAcacatttcagaataaaagcctcATAAACTAAATGCTTGATAGATCGTTAACCTGTATTTTAGAGGAATTAcaatgaatgaaaaacaaatataaggtacccatccatccattcatgcaATCTTTATTTTAAACTCGCTAACATGAGGTAAACctaatttacaatattttcaaatacagaaaataaacaaaacattccaGAAGAATAGGAAGAATTAGACACATTACATTAgctcaatataaaaaaagaccAAAAGTAAAATCCTTAGgaataaaaagtaaatttaaatgaaagacagatagatagatacatagatagatacatagatagatacatagatagatagatcttCTTCAAACTTCTTACAACTCCTTACTGGTGACATCGGAGCTGAATGAGTCTTGCGAAGATGACTACTCTGCTGTCTGGTAAAGCTGGAGGTAAGATAAGGTGAGATAAAAGACTTAAGTTCCCAATTCATTGAGCATGGCTTACATGGTTCACATGGTTAAAACGTGTTTTAATTTTGAAACCATCACATATAACATCCGGCTTTGGATGACACTGCAACCCTAGACGCTAGACGGGCGGAGAGTCGACACTACCATGCTCCTGATTGGCTTATTCTGTATGTATTGCCAAATTTTTACCAATCAATATGCTTGCCTAAATTTTACCCAATCAGATGCAAGGCAGGGGCGGGTCTTTGTCCATCTCGGGTCGGGGGGTAAATGCAGAGGCCAGTGGAGTGTAATGCGCATGCTCCAAACATCAGCTGTTCACAAAGTGCGCTCCTGTGATTATTCTCCCTATTCAGATGTCCTATCTcacatgtaatatatttatatatataaatctccACAGCcattaatatacatatacattttttataaaattcatATGCTGTGGTATATTTTTTGTCATAGATGGGGTTCGACTTATTTAGGTTGTAAACACATTCCTCTTAATAATTACGGCAACACAAGGGAAACTAAGTGTTTGTACACATAGATGTTTATTATGGGATTTTAGCCCCTTCTCTCTTCGGGGGCTTCACTTCCGGTGTCGtcacagctgctgcacagaaGAACGGCTCTGTTCTTCGCAAGAGATGAATACTGCGCTGTGTTAGCTGGctcagctaacaggctaacaggctaacaccCCCCTCGCTGCCTGTTGTTACCTGCCGGACAGACACCGCTAACCGGGCTGGTTCCACCCTCGTCTCTGGGTCAAAATGAGCAGCCTGCGTGTGCTCACATCCAGCGGACTGAGCTGTGCGCGGTGCCTCCTCCCCtgctagctagcgttagctccacGGAgccactgtatgtgtgtgtggccagCTCTGCCTGCATCATCCCCGGGACTGGTACACTTCACTCCGCTCAGGTAACCGACACATCCTCGGAATCGATCCGTGCTCGCTGCTGTGTGGTCGGTGAATAGCTCAGAGACTGAGCCCGGCAAGCAGGTGGTGCTACAGAACCGCAGGGTTAGGGTTTTACTCTGTTAACttgctctgcagctgctgccgttcCAGGTCAAATGTGTGATCCATGAGCAGAAATGATCATCCTAAAtgtcaaaaaatgaaaacaggtcttgaCGCTGCTGCCACGAGTTCGATGCCACGACTGACACGGACAACCCTGAAGCGCATGCATGTTTGTTTACACCTGTAATTTCTGTGATCACAGCGGTTAAACAAGCTCAGGTAAATATGCAGTGCTGTGTGATTACTAACTGTAACATGgaacatttaaatgtgttttatatatatttgcttgTTCCCTCTCAGCCTCTAGTGCCCTCCAGTGAAGAATACATTTCACTGTATTTGATATAATCAGTCATAATGCTGTTAGGGCTGTATTGAAGAAAGCATATAGCTTAGATAAATGAATACCCCAAGGATTCCGAAATGAAGAAATGATTGATGCAAAGACTATTTTAGGGTTTTTTATGAACCTTATAATTAAAATTGCAATAATGCTAACAATCTTTTGTAATTTTTGTTCCAGACACATCACGATGAATCTGTTACGTCTCGTTTGCCGCCACAAAACAGCCCTGGTCCTCGGCACTGTTTGCAGCTTTGCCATCGTTCTTGTTTTCTTGGCCAAGTGCACCTCAGAAACCTTGAAACAGGGCCACCCAGATCCTCCAGGCTTGGCCCCCCGTGCCAACGTTTTGCAGTCCCGTCCAGAGCAGCACAACCCCCTCTCTACTGCCAAAGACTTGTCAGCATTCCTCGTGGTCCTTATCACAACCGGACCCAAGTACACCGAGCGGAGGAGCATCATCCGAAGCACCTGGCTTGCCAAGCGGGACTCCGATGTTCTTGCCATGTTTGTGGTGGGAACTCAGGGCCTTTCCAATGAGGACATGCAGAACATCAACACAGAGCAAGGGCGGCACAAAGACCTGCTCTTACTGCCCGACTTACGAGATTCTTACGACAACTTGACAATCAAGCTGCTCCATATGTACTCCTGGCTGGACCAGAATGTGGAGTTCAAATTTGTGTTCAAAGCGGATGATGACACATTTGCTCGCTTGGACCTCCTCAAAGATGAGCTGAAGGCGAAAGAACCCAGCCGGCTCTACTGGGGCTTCTTCTCAGGGAGAGGCAGGGTGAAAACAGCCGGCAAGTGGCGGGAAAGCGCCTGGGAACTTTGTGACTACTACCTGCCCTATGCACTGGGCGGGGGCTACTTCCTCTCAGCCGACCTGGTCCGTTACATACATCTCAACGTAGGTTACTTGAAGACGTGGCAGAGCGAGGACGTGTCGCTGGGGGCGTGGCTGGGACCAGTGGATGTCCAGCGGACGCATGACCCACGCTTTGACACAGAGTACAAGTCGCGTGGTTGCAACAACAAATATCTGGTGACACATAagcagagcctggaggacatgCTGGAGAAACACCAGACTCTGCAGCGCGACGGCCGGCTCTGCAAGGAGGAAGTCAGGCTGCGACTGTCCTATGTGTATGACTGGAGTGTGCCACCCTCACAGTGCTGCCAGAGGAAGGATGGCATTCCTTAAATTTGAAACCATGGAAGTTGGCTTTTGATCTGTGTCATCCTACTCTGTGAAAGTAAGGGATAAGGTTTTTCAGCCAATTCAGGACTATTACATGGTTTTAAAGTTGTGTAATAGGTACCATACATTACATTGTAAAAACATGAATTCTGTTAGACACCTCATTtctagttaaaaaaaacaacaacacttgaTTGAGTTCTTTACAGATCTCTTTTCCATCCAGGACAGAGGATCTAGATGGATATTGGTTTTATTAGTCTCCATGTTAATTCAGAACAGGTCTGAGAAATACATATATAGAAAGACTGGAGTGGTTTTTAGAGCTGGTGTTATAAGAGAAAAAGTCGTtaaattattctattttttgcTTCCATAAACAGAATAAAGGATTCATACAAGTGTTCaagaagtgaaagaaaaatcaaatcaatctcCACTAAAAGGGGCTTTTAAAAGCACAAATCTTTAACTTCAAATGGCTGATAAATGTTATCCCTTGACCCTGGATCAGAAGCCATCTTccaccttctctctctgttgaCCTTTTAAACTCATTTGGCCTTGTTACTTGGACCCATGATAATGTCGGTGATCTCCTTGGCACCATGTCGGTGGCCTacttctctcacctctctgtgctTCTTCTGCTGTACCTCTCGCTAAATATCGTCCAACTCGATGTGTGGATCTTCTTACGTGTCGTAGATAGAAGTGGGAAACGCAGATGGTAGTCTTTAACCCTGCCACGATGTTCTTTTTTTGTGAAAgcaatgtttttgtatttaatttattattaatttattcctCAGCAAACGCACCACACTGGTTTGGGTCACGACAGGAGCACAGTGGATGGAGTTTATTGTGTGTGAGTagaatatgtatttataaaCATGGGGGGGAATCATGTAATTCACATAACTAATGGAGAAGAAATGTTCCCATGTGAATGTTTACGGTACATGAGGTTTAAGGTGTTTGGATTTGCACAGAATGTGTTTGAGGAAATAGTCGAATGTGTTTTATTCAGCAGGCCTTCTCACTCATTATACTGGAGCCTACGTGAGGAGTCTAGGATGATATTTAAATCCATGTAGTGTCTCCTGATTCACATCACTACTTTTTCTTTATAGAGATTTCAAGTTTGTGAATGTTTATTTGTAGCACACCCCAGTTACAGGCTACGTCCATATTAAAACTTTCTCGTAAAACGGCATACCACTGGTAATCAAGTCGTGACTGTAGGACCCAATCTGGAATCAAACATTTATGACTGCATCATCACTTCCAAAAGTCTCTGCTTATGTCCGTCCAGACGAAACCccagagttttcaaaataaaacagccagcagcatttccaaaaGTCTCCATTTTAGGGcacatgtgtttatgttttgttttcaaaaagcATCTTCAACTTTGGTACCTTTACTGGCGCCCACACTACTTTGGAGTATTCATGTTTCTAAAATGGAGACTTTTGGAAATTATGATGTAAACACCCTGGTGGGTCTCATCAGTGACAACTCAACTACCAGCCGTGAATGCAAAGTTTTTACTAACTCCAGTATTTCCACTTGGTCATTGGATCAAGAAAAGACACTTCTTGATTTTTTTACCAATgcagtttttcttctgttttcataGTATTTCCTGCCACTAACCAACTGACAGCCGAGAAGACAATCTGCTTCCTATTGACACCTGTAAACGCGTGACAAGTGTATGTTTATGGATATGTTATAcatgttttcaggtgtgttattGTGTACAAAGATTATTTATGACCCGAGCTAAAACACTCGCCTGGACTGAGATTGTTTTTTGAAACGcttttttaaaaaggaaaatgtgttaGTGTGGTTGTAGCTGGAGAAACCTAGCAGCTGGCACTTTGTCACTTTTTAACCAAGTAAAGGTCCATAAGTCATTACTGTAGACTTGTTTTATCTGATGTTAAGCTCTATAACCTTAACTCACTCTCTGATGTCAATAACTGAGTCTCAGAACATGTGAAATGTGTACAGCAGCTTTGAATAAAGGAGACGACGAGGTTCAGGAAATAAAGAGTCACAAGTTTCATTCCTGTGGCTGCTGTTCTGATAAATCCAATTTCAGTGTTTGCTTTTATGTACTTGGTCAGCCTCCCTGGatgttttattaaacattttatatgtACTCTTTTTGCTTATATTctccctctatctatctatatataaaacatttttggaaGGAGACTACGTACCCTGTATTTTTGAGTTGTCAGTTCCATACATACTAAAATGGAACTAAAT
It encodes:
- the b3galt6 gene encoding beta-1,3-galactosyltransferase 6 isoform X1, translated to MCVWPALPASSPGLVHFTPLRHITMNLLRLVCRHKTALVLGTVCSFAIVLVFLAKCTSETLKQGHPDPPGLAPRANVLQSRPEQHNPLSTAKDLSAFLVVLITTGPKYTERRSIIRSTWLAKRDSDVLAMFVVGTQGLSNEDMQNINTEQGRHKDLLLLPDLRDSYDNLTIKLLHMYSWLDQNVEFKFVFKADDDTFARLDLLKDELKAKEPSRLYWGFFSGRGRVKTAGKWRESAWELCDYYLPYALGGGYFLSADLVRYIHLNVGYLKTWQSEDVSLGAWLGPVDVQRTHDPRFDTEYKSRGCNNKYLVTHKQSLEDMLEKHQTLQRDGRLCKEEVRLRLSYVYDWSVPPSQCCQRKDGIP
- the b3galt6 gene encoding beta-1,3-galactosyltransferase 6 isoform X2 gives rise to the protein MNLLRLVCRHKTALVLGTVCSFAIVLVFLAKCTSETLKQGHPDPPGLAPRANVLQSRPEQHNPLSTAKDLSAFLVVLITTGPKYTERRSIIRSTWLAKRDSDVLAMFVVGTQGLSNEDMQNINTEQGRHKDLLLLPDLRDSYDNLTIKLLHMYSWLDQNVEFKFVFKADDDTFARLDLLKDELKAKEPSRLYWGFFSGRGRVKTAGKWRESAWELCDYYLPYALGGGYFLSADLVRYIHLNVGYLKTWQSEDVSLGAWLGPVDVQRTHDPRFDTEYKSRGCNNKYLVTHKQSLEDMLEKHQTLQRDGRLCKEEVRLRLSYVYDWSVPPSQCCQRKDGIP